From a region of the Phragmites australis chromosome 21, lpPhrAust1.1, whole genome shotgun sequence genome:
- the LOC133903575 gene encoding acyl transferase 1-like — translation MLSFKARRSEPELVSPARPTPRETKALSDLDDQRTLRYYETVIGFFRSRPGHRNRPDDPAKAIKVGLAEALVYYYPVAGRLREAAGGKLVVDCTAEGVVFVEAEADARLEEFGKPLLPPYPCVEELLCDAGETRAVIGKPLLLMQVTRLKCCGFVIGFHMCHNIADGFGMVQFIRTIAELARGEALPTIFPIWERDLLTAHKPSLITHSNVTYKPLPNGLDNKSDDVMLSTPPEHMIVQYFLFGPREMAALRSHIRGYSANSTTAFELLTAIMWRCRTIALGYKSNQRVRLMITMNARGKWNQHTIIPRGYYGNAHFSPIVEATVDELCRQPLAHTVELVRKTKLSVTKKYMKSMVDTISLTRQWPPLAMMDRMYEVSDTKWIAANVITRFGWAELVGGGIPLAGDLTSKLGSDHMRCKNEDGELSTTVSMLLPRPAMERFKNEMAVWLNKHDEKNSVILSSL, via the exons ATGTTGTCCTTCAAGGCACGTCGGAGTGAGCCCGAGCTGGTGTCACCGGCACGGCCAACGCCACGCGAGACGAAGGCCCTCTCTGACCTCGACGACCAGCGGACACTGCGGTACTATGAGACGGTCATCGGGTTCTTCCGCAGCCGTCCCGGTCACAGAAACAGGCCAGATGACCCGGCGAAGGCTATCAAGGTGGGACTGGCGGAGGCGCTGGTGTACTACTATCCTGTAGCCGGACGGCTCAGGGAGGCCGCCGGGGGGAAGCTGGTGGTGGACTGCACGGCGGAAGGCGTGGTGTTTGTGGAGGCCGAAGCAGATGCGCGGCTGGAGGAGTTCGGCAAGCCGTTGCTGCCGCCGTATCCGTGTGTAGAAGAGCTGCTGTGCGATGCAGGGGAAACAAGAGCCGTCATTGGCAAACCATTGCTCCTCATGCAG GTGACGCGGCTCAAATGTTGTGGATTTGTTATCGGGTTCCACATGTGCCATAACATTGCTGATGGCTTTGGTATGGTTCAGTTCATCAGAACTATAGCTGAATTAGCTCGTGGTGAAGCATTGCCCACCATTTTTCCCATTTGGGAAAGAGATCTCCTGACGGCACATAAGCCATCCCTCATCACACATTCGAATGTCACATACAAACCATTACCAAATGGCTTAGACAATAAATCTGATGACGTGATGTTGTCAACTCCACCCGAACACATGATAGTCCAGTACTTCCTGTTTGGGCCAAGGGAGATGGCAGCTCTACGAAGCCACATAAGGGGATACAGTGCCAATTCTACTACAGCCTTTGAACTGCTAACTGCTATCATGTGGCGATGCCGCACAATAGCTTTGGGATACAAGTCTAATCAGCGAGTGCGTCTTATGATTACAATGAACGCACGTGGCAAGTGGAATCAGCATACCATCATCCCACGGGGCTACTATGGGAACGCACATTTCTCTCCCATAGTAGAAGCCACCGTTGATGAGCTCTGCCGGCAGCCGCTCGCCCACACAGTTGAGCTTGTGCGCAAAACCAAGCTCAGCGTGACAAAGAAGTACATGAAATCAATGGTAGATACAATTTCATTGACGCGCCAGTGGCCACCTCTGGCAATGATGGACAGGATGTACGAGGTTTCTGATACAAAATGGATTGCAGCAAATGTAATTACGAGGTTTGGGTGGGCTGAGTTGGTGGGTGGTGGCATACCACTGGCTGGCGACCTTACTTCAAAGTTGGGAAGCGATCACATGAGGTGCAAGAACGAAGATGGTGAGCTCTCAACCACAGTGTCAATGCTTTTGCCAAGGCCGGCGATGGAGAGGTTTAAAAATGAGATGGCTGTTTGGCTGAACAAACATGATGAGAAGAACTCAGTTATACTGAGTTCCCTCTAG
- the LOC133902934 gene encoding protein DETOXIFICATION 33-like isoform X1, whose translation MSPDPFQSSFFFSQRLINQCKNAVTSKRLVSKSWEESRRLWHVAFPVILTEVFQFSIGFVTTGFVGHLGEVELAAVTVVENILENFAFGVLFGMGSALDTLCGQAVGAGQLDMLGIYTQQSWIVCGATALALTPAYAFTAPILKSLLRQPPDVSDVAGPYARWAIPRLFAHAMNYPLLKFFQTQSKVWPVTAISGVSLAVHVVLTYVAVRRLEYGLRGAAVAGNISHWLIVAAQFVYMVRGRFPDAWKGFSIRAFKNLAAFVKLSLVSAVMICLEVWYYTALLILVGLLKNAKLQLDIMSVCINYEFWTMMVALGFSTAISVRVSNELGANRPKDAQFAVVVAVSTSAFIGAIFLAIFFIWRTSLPKLFSDSEEVVQGASRLGYVLAVTVFLSSIWPLLSGVAVGSGLQVFVAFINVGCYYLVGIPLGVLFGFKLKLGPLGIWMGMLTGTLLQIVILLFIIVRMKWERQAMLAEARITEWGGKNEDHEMMSSTNTSGQIATANGEAYVQASQKNRELVCTD comes from the exons ATGTCGCCAGATCCATTCCagtcatctttttttttttcacaacgCCTGATCAATCAGTGCAAGAACGCAGTGACTAGCAAAAG GCTTGTGAGCAAGAGCTGGGAGGAGTCCAGGCGGCTATGGCACGTCGCCTTCCCGGTGATCCTCACCGAGGTGTTCCAGTTCTCCATCGGATTCGTCACCACCGGCTTCGTCGGGCACCTCGGGGAAGTCGAGCTCGCCGCGGTCACCGTCGTGGAGAACATCTTGGAGAACTTTGCCTTCGGAGTCCTG TTTGGCATGGGCAGCGCGCTGGACACGCTGTGCGGCCAGGCCGTCGGCGCCGGGCAGCTGGACATGCTGGGCATCTACACGCAGCAGTCGTGGATCGTCTGCGGCGCCACCGCTCTGGCGCTCACGCCGGCGTACGCCTTCACCGCGCCGATCCTGAAATCGCTCCTCCGCCAGCCTCCCGACGTCTCGGACGTCGCCGGGCCGTACGCCCGGTGGGCGATCCCGCGACTGTTCGCCCACGCTATGAACTACCCGCTCCTTAAGTTCTTTCAGACCCAGAGCAAGGTATGGCCCGTGACGGCCATCTCCGGCGTGTCACTCGCCGTGCACGTCGTGCTCACCTACGTCGCCGTGAGGCGGCTGGAGTATGGCCTGCGTGGGGCGGCCGTTGCTGGGAACATCTCCCACTGGCTCATCGTTGCTGCGCAGTTCGTCTACATGGTACGCGGCCGTTTCCCTGACGCGTGGAAGGGGTTCTCCATTCGTGCGTTCAAGAACCTTGCCGCTTTCGTCAAACTGTCGCTAGTGTCGGCCGTCATGATCTG CTTGGAGGTTTGGTATTACACGGCACTGCTCATTCTTGTGGGTCTCCTTAAGAATGCTAAACTGCAACTCGATATCATGTCAGTTTG CATCAACTATGAGTTCTGGACCATGATGGTTGCACTGGGATTCAGCACAGCAATCAG CGTGAGGGTGTCGAACGAGCTGGGCGCAAACAGGCCAAAGGATGCACAGTTCGCGGTGGTCGTGGCAGTATCAACATCCGCCTTCATTGGGGCAATCTTCCTGGCCATCTTCTTCATTTGGCGGACAAGCTTGCCAAAGCTCTTCAGTGACAGCGAAGAGGTGGTACAGGGAGCTTCAAGATTGGGGTATGTTCTCGCTGTGACCGTCTTCTTGAGCAGCATCTGGCCTCTGCTATCAG GTGTGGCAGTAGGATCAGGGTTGCAAGTGTTTGTTGCGTTCATAAACGTCGGTTGTTACTATTTAGTGGGCATTCCATTGGGGGTCCTGTTTGGTTTCAAGCTAAAACTTGGTCCATTG GGAATATGGATGGGCATGTTGACAGGCACGTTACTCCAGATAGTTATACTTCTTTTCATTATCGTCAGAATGAAGTGGGAGAGACAG GCCATGCTGGCAGAAGCAAGGATTACAGAGTGGGGAGGAAAGAATGAAGACCACGAAATGATGTCATCTACAAATACAAGTGGTCAGATCGCTACTGCAAATGGGGAAGCTTATGTGCAAGCAAGTCAGAAAAATAGAGAATTAGTGTGTACGGATTGA
- the LOC133902934 gene encoding protein DETOXIFICATION 30-like isoform X2 — MMMKRLVSKSWEESRRLWHVAFPVILTEVFQFSIGFVTTGFVGHLGEVELAAVTVVENILENFAFGVLFGMGSALDTLCGQAVGAGQLDMLGIYTQQSWIVCGATALALTPAYAFTAPILKSLLRQPPDVSDVAGPYARWAIPRLFAHAMNYPLLKFFQTQSKVWPVTAISGVSLAVHVVLTYVAVRRLEYGLRGAAVAGNISHWLIVAAQFVYMVRGRFPDAWKGFSIRAFKNLAAFVKLSLVSAVMICLEVWYYTALLILVGLLKNAKLQLDIMSVCINYEFWTMMVALGFSTAISVRVSNELGANRPKDAQFAVVVAVSTSAFIGAIFLAIFFIWRTSLPKLFSDSEEVVQGASRLGYVLAVTVFLSSIWPLLSGVAVGSGLQVFVAFINVGCYYLVGIPLGVLFGFKLKLGPLGIWMGMLTGTLLQIVILLFIIVRMKWERQAMLAEARITEWGGKNEDHEMMSSTNTSGQIATANGEAYVQASQKNRELVCTD, encoded by the exons ATGATGATGAAGAGGCTTGTGAGCAAGAGCTGGGAGGAGTCCAGGCGGCTATGGCACGTCGCCTTCCCGGTGATCCTCACCGAGGTGTTCCAGTTCTCCATCGGATTCGTCACCACCGGCTTCGTCGGGCACCTCGGGGAAGTCGAGCTCGCCGCGGTCACCGTCGTGGAGAACATCTTGGAGAACTTTGCCTTCGGAGTCCTG TTTGGCATGGGCAGCGCGCTGGACACGCTGTGCGGCCAGGCCGTCGGCGCCGGGCAGCTGGACATGCTGGGCATCTACACGCAGCAGTCGTGGATCGTCTGCGGCGCCACCGCTCTGGCGCTCACGCCGGCGTACGCCTTCACCGCGCCGATCCTGAAATCGCTCCTCCGCCAGCCTCCCGACGTCTCGGACGTCGCCGGGCCGTACGCCCGGTGGGCGATCCCGCGACTGTTCGCCCACGCTATGAACTACCCGCTCCTTAAGTTCTTTCAGACCCAGAGCAAGGTATGGCCCGTGACGGCCATCTCCGGCGTGTCACTCGCCGTGCACGTCGTGCTCACCTACGTCGCCGTGAGGCGGCTGGAGTATGGCCTGCGTGGGGCGGCCGTTGCTGGGAACATCTCCCACTGGCTCATCGTTGCTGCGCAGTTCGTCTACATGGTACGCGGCCGTTTCCCTGACGCGTGGAAGGGGTTCTCCATTCGTGCGTTCAAGAACCTTGCCGCTTTCGTCAAACTGTCGCTAGTGTCGGCCGTCATGATCTG CTTGGAGGTTTGGTATTACACGGCACTGCTCATTCTTGTGGGTCTCCTTAAGAATGCTAAACTGCAACTCGATATCATGTCAGTTTG CATCAACTATGAGTTCTGGACCATGATGGTTGCACTGGGATTCAGCACAGCAATCAG CGTGAGGGTGTCGAACGAGCTGGGCGCAAACAGGCCAAAGGATGCACAGTTCGCGGTGGTCGTGGCAGTATCAACATCCGCCTTCATTGGGGCAATCTTCCTGGCCATCTTCTTCATTTGGCGGACAAGCTTGCCAAAGCTCTTCAGTGACAGCGAAGAGGTGGTACAGGGAGCTTCAAGATTGGGGTATGTTCTCGCTGTGACCGTCTTCTTGAGCAGCATCTGGCCTCTGCTATCAG GTGTGGCAGTAGGATCAGGGTTGCAAGTGTTTGTTGCGTTCATAAACGTCGGTTGTTACTATTTAGTGGGCATTCCATTGGGGGTCCTGTTTGGTTTCAAGCTAAAACTTGGTCCATTG GGAATATGGATGGGCATGTTGACAGGCACGTTACTCCAGATAGTTATACTTCTTTTCATTATCGTCAGAATGAAGTGGGAGAGACAG GCCATGCTGGCAGAAGCAAGGATTACAGAGTGGGGAGGAAAGAATGAAGACCACGAAATGATGTCATCTACAAATACAAGTGGTCAGATCGCTACTGCAAATGGGGAAGCTTATGTGCAAGCAAGTCAGAAAAATAGAGAATTAGTGTGTACGGATTGA
- the LOC133902934 gene encoding protein DETOXIFICATION 30-like isoform X3 yields the protein MLGIYTQQSWIVCGATALALTPAYAFTAPILKSLLRQPPDVSDVAGPYARWAIPRLFAHAMNYPLLKFFQTQSKVWPVTAISGVSLAVHVVLTYVAVRRLEYGLRGAAVAGNISHWLIVAAQFVYMVRGRFPDAWKGFSIRAFKNLAAFVKLSLVSAVMICLEVWYYTALLILVGLLKNAKLQLDIMSVCINYEFWTMMVALGFSTAISVRVSNELGANRPKDAQFAVVVAVSTSAFIGAIFLAIFFIWRTSLPKLFSDSEEVVQGASRLGYVLAVTVFLSSIWPLLSGVAVGSGLQVFVAFINVGCYYLVGIPLGVLFGFKLKLGPLGIWMGMLTGTLLQIVILLFIIVRMKWERQAMLAEARITEWGGKNEDHEMMSSTNTSGQIATANGEAYVQASQKNRELVCTD from the exons ATGCTGGGCATCTACACGCAGCAGTCGTGGATCGTCTGCGGCGCCACCGCTCTGGCGCTCACGCCGGCGTACGCCTTCACCGCGCCGATCCTGAAATCGCTCCTCCGCCAGCCTCCCGACGTCTCGGACGTCGCCGGGCCGTACGCCCGGTGGGCGATCCCGCGACTGTTCGCCCACGCTATGAACTACCCGCTCCTTAAGTTCTTTCAGACCCAGAGCAAGGTATGGCCCGTGACGGCCATCTCCGGCGTGTCACTCGCCGTGCACGTCGTGCTCACCTACGTCGCCGTGAGGCGGCTGGAGTATGGCCTGCGTGGGGCGGCCGTTGCTGGGAACATCTCCCACTGGCTCATCGTTGCTGCGCAGTTCGTCTACATGGTACGCGGCCGTTTCCCTGACGCGTGGAAGGGGTTCTCCATTCGTGCGTTCAAGAACCTTGCCGCTTTCGTCAAACTGTCGCTAGTGTCGGCCGTCATGATCTG CTTGGAGGTTTGGTATTACACGGCACTGCTCATTCTTGTGGGTCTCCTTAAGAATGCTAAACTGCAACTCGATATCATGTCAGTTTG CATCAACTATGAGTTCTGGACCATGATGGTTGCACTGGGATTCAGCACAGCAATCAG CGTGAGGGTGTCGAACGAGCTGGGCGCAAACAGGCCAAAGGATGCACAGTTCGCGGTGGTCGTGGCAGTATCAACATCCGCCTTCATTGGGGCAATCTTCCTGGCCATCTTCTTCATTTGGCGGACAAGCTTGCCAAAGCTCTTCAGTGACAGCGAAGAGGTGGTACAGGGAGCTTCAAGATTGGGGTATGTTCTCGCTGTGACCGTCTTCTTGAGCAGCATCTGGCCTCTGCTATCAG GTGTGGCAGTAGGATCAGGGTTGCAAGTGTTTGTTGCGTTCATAAACGTCGGTTGTTACTATTTAGTGGGCATTCCATTGGGGGTCCTGTTTGGTTTCAAGCTAAAACTTGGTCCATTG GGAATATGGATGGGCATGTTGACAGGCACGTTACTCCAGATAGTTATACTTCTTTTCATTATCGTCAGAATGAAGTGGGAGAGACAG GCCATGCTGGCAGAAGCAAGGATTACAGAGTGGGGAGGAAAGAATGAAGACCACGAAATGATGTCATCTACAAATACAAGTGGTCAGATCGCTACTGCAAATGGGGAAGCTTATGTGCAAGCAAGTCAGAAAAATAGAGAATTAGTGTGTACGGATTGA